Proteins co-encoded in one Pelobates fuscus isolate aPelFus1 chromosome 5, aPelFus1.pri, whole genome shotgun sequence genomic window:
- the RAN gene encoding GTP-binding nuclear protein Ran — MAAQGEPQVQFKLVLVGDGGTGKTTFVKRHLTGEFEKKYVATLGVEVHPLVFHTNRGPIKFNVWDTAGQEKFGGLRDGYYIQAQCAIIMFDVTSRVTYKNVPNWHRDLVRVCENIPIVLCGNKVDIKDRKVKAKSIVFHRKKNLQYYDISAKSNYNFEKPFLWLARKLIGDPNLEFVAMPALAPPEVVMDPALAAQYEQDLQIAQTTALPDEDDDL, encoded by the exons ATGGCAGCCCAAGGAGAACCTCAAGTGCAGTTTAAG CTTGTTTTGGTTGGAGACGGTGGTACTGGTAAAACAACATTTGTGAAGCGTCATTTGACTGGTGAATTTGAAAAGAAATATGTAG CCACGCTTGGTGTCGAAGTTCACCCTCTGGTATTCCATACTAACAGAGGTCCTATTAAATTCAATGTGTGGGATACCGCTGGTCAAGAGAAGTTTGGTGGTCTGCGAGATGGTTATTATATTCAAG CCCAGTGTGCCATCATAATGTTTGACGTTACATCCAGAGTCACATACAAAAATGTACCAAATTGGCATAGAGATCttgtaagagtatgtgaaaacaTCCCTATTGTCCTCTGTGGCAATAAAGTGGACATAAAGGACAGAAAAGTCAAAGCAAAATCAATTGTGTTTCATAGGAAGAAGAACCTTCAG TACTATGACATTTCTGCAAAGAGTAATTACAACTTTGAGAAGCCCTTCCTTTGGCTTGCCAGAAAACTGATAGGAGATCCCAATCTTGAGTTTGTAGCCATGCCTGCTCTAGCACCACCAGAGGTTGTTATGGATCCAGCATTGGCAGCACAGTATGAGCAAGATTTACAG ATTGCTCAAACCACTGCACTGCCAGATGAAGATGATGATCTGTGA